A portion of the Candidatus Pristimantibacillus lignocellulolyticus genome contains these proteins:
- a CDS encoding S8 family peptidase, translated as MKSKQLDDSTIQLQSSTASKKLIHNGIPWGIDKVRAPQVWQYTTGRQIVIGVIDTGIDFHHPALKGSILPGVNLINRGMPPIDDNGHGTHIAGTIAASNPVNGMIGIAPHALIAPVKAFDNNGSAYVSDIIQAIDWCVRNGVDVINMSFGMRTRSKAMLNAVIRAYNKGVIIVASSGNESKKKSIDYPARYPQTIAVGATNSTRKIAPFSNQGSYIDIYAPGDRIVSAWLNGDYHEMSGTSMATSHVSGAIALLLERSPNLKPIEIKAILKKSMQPLKYAKARKAGELDIVKMLQVAKEG; from the coding sequence ATGAAATCAAAGCAACTAGACGACAGCACTATTCAACTACAGTCCTCCACAGCAAGCAAGAAACTCATTCATAATGGGATACCTTGGGGGATCGATAAAGTGAGAGCTCCTCAAGTTTGGCAATATACAACTGGACGTCAAATCGTAATTGGCGTCATAGATACAGGTATTGATTTTCATCACCCCGCTCTGAAAGGTTCAATTCTTCCGGGTGTTAATCTAATTAACCGTGGAATGCCTCCTATTGACGATAATGGTCATGGTACACATATCGCCGGTACTATAGCAGCTTCCAATCCTGTAAACGGCATGATTGGCATAGCCCCTCACGCACTCATAGCTCCTGTAAAAGCTTTCGATAACAATGGCAGTGCATATGTCTCCGATATTATCCAAGCGATTGACTGGTGCGTACGTAATGGCGTTGACGTTATTAATATGAGCTTTGGGATGAGAACTAGAAGTAAAGCTATGCTAAACGCCGTCATTCGCGCTTATAACAAGGGAGTTATTATTGTTGCATCATCAGGCAATGAGAGCAAGAAAAAGTCTATTGATTATCCCGCTCGCTACCCTCAAACCATTGCAGTTGGAGCGACTAACTCCACCCGAAAAATAGCCCCCTTCAGCAATCAAGGATCTTATATTGATATCTATGCTCCAGGTGATCGCATTGTGTCAGCTTGGCTTAACGGAGATTATCATGAGATGAGCGGAACGAGCATGGCCACATCACATGTTAGTGGCGCTATTGCACTTTTGTTAGAACGTTCCCCTAACTTAAAACCTATCGAGATCAAAGCCATACTGAAAAAATCGATGCAGCCTTTGAAGTATGCTAAAGCTCGGAAAGCAGGAGAGCTTGATATCGTGAAGATGTTACAAGTTGCCAAGGAGGGGTAG
- the argS gene encoding arginine--tRNA ligase, which translates to MKNYVLETMYETLREAIANAVIAAGLVEREQLPIFVLEVPKDKTHGDLATNAAMQLTKIAKKNPRAIAEAIIEHLDMKSASIESAEIAGPGFINFRMDNRYLYEVVTQVLEGQENYGRVEIGKGQSIEVEFVSANPTGNLHLGHARGAAVGDALCNILDFAGYDVTREYYINDAGKQIENLALSIEARYLQQLGQEIAMPDDGYHGEDIVGFAKQLVADKGDSLLQLEGKEKYDFYRSYGLERELAKIKRDLERFRVNFDIWYSETSLYEEGKVIAALDKLKASGHVYEEDGATWLATMPLGDDKNRVLIKNDGSYTYLTPDIAYHLDKYGRGYDRMINIWGADHHGYIPRMKAAMDALGHDSKKLTVLIAQMVSLFQNGEKVKMSKRTGKAVTMQDLMEEVGVDAIRYNFTMRSMDSHLDFDMDLAVSTSNENPVFYVQYAHARICSVFRQAIEQGIEVPALSELQFDTLTSEHEFDLLRKLGELPQEISEAATQHAPHRLIRYVYELAAQFHSYYRAEKVITENRELTLARLALVKSVKIALVNVLTLVGVSAPERM; encoded by the coding sequence ATGAAAAATTATGTATTAGAAACAATGTATGAAACATTGAGAGAAGCAATTGCTAATGCAGTTATTGCTGCAGGATTAGTCGAGCGTGAACAATTGCCGATTTTCGTGTTAGAAGTACCGAAAGATAAGACGCATGGCGATCTTGCAACAAATGCAGCGATGCAACTAACAAAAATTGCAAAGAAAAATCCAAGAGCGATTGCTGAAGCAATTATTGAACATTTAGATATGAAATCAGCATCTATTGAATCTGCTGAAATCGCAGGGCCTGGTTTTATTAACTTCCGCATGGACAATCGTTATTTATACGAAGTAGTTACTCAAGTGCTTGAAGGTCAAGAAAACTATGGTCGAGTAGAAATTGGTAAAGGTCAGTCTATTGAAGTTGAATTTGTAAGTGCAAACCCAACAGGTAATTTGCATCTAGGTCATGCTAGAGGTGCAGCAGTTGGTGATGCGTTATGTAACATACTTGACTTTGCAGGTTATGATGTAACCCGTGAATATTATATCAATGATGCAGGTAAACAAATTGAGAACCTTGCTTTATCTATTGAAGCTCGCTATTTACAACAGCTAGGACAAGAAATTGCGATGCCGGACGATGGATATCATGGTGAAGATATTGTAGGCTTTGCCAAACAACTCGTAGCAGATAAAGGTGATTCTTTACTGCAATTAGAAGGTAAAGAAAAATATGATTTCTATCGTAGTTATGGTTTAGAACGAGAATTAGCTAAAATAAAACGTGATCTTGAACGTTTCCGTGTTAACTTCGATATTTGGTATAGTGAAACTTCACTCTATGAAGAAGGAAAAGTTATTGCAGCACTTGATAAGTTGAAAGCATCAGGACATGTATATGAAGAAGATGGAGCTACGTGGTTAGCAACAATGCCACTTGGTGATGATAAAAACCGTGTACTTATAAAAAATGATGGTTCATACACTTATCTGACACCAGATATCGCATATCATCTGGATAAATACGGACGTGGATACGATCGTATGATTAATATTTGGGGAGCAGATCATCATGGTTATATTCCTCGTATGAAAGCTGCGATGGATGCACTTGGCCATGATTCTAAGAAATTAACAGTTCTAATCGCACAAATGGTTAGTCTATTCCAAAATGGCGAAAAAGTAAAAATGTCTAAACGTACAGGTAAAGCGGTAACGATGCAGGATCTTATGGAAGAAGTAGGCGTAGATGCTATCCGTTATAACTTTACAATGCGTAGCATGGATTCACATCTTGATTTTGATATGGACTTAGCGGTTTCAACGTCCAATGAAAATCCGGTGTTCTATGTTCAATATGCACATGCTCGTATTTGTAGTGTATTCCGTCAAGCGATTGAACAAGGGATCGAGGTTCCAGCACTATCTGAATTGCAATTCGATACATTGACGTCTGAGCATGAATTTGACTTGCTTCGTAAATTAGGTGAATTGCCGCAAGAAATAAGCGAGGCTGCAACACAACATGCACCTCATCGTCTTATTCGTTATGTCTACGAGTTAGCAGCTCAATTCCATAGCTACTACCGTGCTGAAAAAGTAATTACCGAGAACCGTGAGTTGACACTAGCACGTCTTGCATTAGTGAAATCAGTGAAGATTGCATTAGTTAACGTATTAACATTAGTAGGAGTTTCAGCTCCTGAACGTATGTAA
- a CDS encoding DUF1934 domain-containing protein: MNHKQGVTITLESKQDGESIALTYSGEWFIKENSFYIRYAEQTELGEVRNLLRYEHQMLSHSRKGAVNSEQIYALGIRRSGYYDNKVVKFELDAHTSELLLLHNDEVMMDELPTKLPFTLEWTYDLFVGEQLTGQFSNRLIIQEG, encoded by the coding sequence ATGAATCACAAACAAGGTGTTACGATTACACTAGAGAGTAAACAAGACGGAGAAAGTATAGCTCTAACTTATTCTGGTGAATGGTTTATTAAGGAGAACTCCTTCTACATTCGTTATGCAGAGCAGACCGAACTTGGTGAAGTTCGGAATTTGTTGCGCTACGAGCATCAGATGCTTTCTCATTCGCGCAAAGGTGCAGTTAACTCTGAGCAGATCTATGCGCTAGGGATTAGGCGAAGTGGTTATTATGATAACAAAGTAGTCAAGTTTGAACTTGATGCTCATACAAGTGAATTACTTCTGCTTCATAATGATGAAGTGATGATGGATGAATTACCAACCAAGTTACCATTCACACTTGAATGGACGTATGACTTATTTGTTGGTGAACAATTAACAGGACAATTTTCAAACCGTTTGATCATTCAGGAGGGTTAA
- the speE gene encoding polyamine aminopropyltransferase yields the protein MELWYTEKQTENFGITAKITKTYVDEQTEFQALDMIETEEFGTMLVLDGMVMTTVKDEFVYHEMVAHPILFTHPNPEHVLVVGGGDGGVIREIMKHPKVKKAVLVDIDGKVIEYSKKYLPTIACELENPRVEVQVNDGFMHIHDHKNTYDVIMVDSTEPVGPAANLFTRGFYQGIYDALKEDGIFVAQTDNPWFKAELIQMVNRDVKEVFPIVRVYAANIPTYPSGLWTFTMGSKKYDPLEVDETKIPELDTKYYTSRLHKAAFVLPKFVEDLVK from the coding sequence ATGGAATTATGGTATACAGAGAAACAGACAGAGAACTTTGGGATTACTGCTAAAATCACAAAAACTTATGTTGATGAACAAACTGAATTTCAAGCGCTTGATATGATCGAGACTGAAGAGTTTGGGACGATGCTTGTACTTGATGGTATGGTTATGACTACAGTTAAGGACGAGTTTGTATATCATGAAATGGTCGCGCATCCTATTCTGTTCACTCACCCAAACCCTGAGCATGTACTTGTTGTTGGTGGCGGTGACGGTGGTGTTATTCGTGAAATTATGAAACATCCAAAAGTTAAAAAGGCAGTGCTAGTTGATATTGATGGAAAAGTAATTGAGTACTCTAAAAAGTACTTGCCAACAATTGCATGTGAGCTGGAAAATCCTCGTGTTGAAGTGCAAGTTAACGATGGATTTATGCATATTCATGACCATAAAAATACGTATGATGTTATTATGGTTGACTCTACTGAGCCTGTAGGCCCAGCAGCAAATCTATTCACTCGTGGTTTCTATCAAGGGATTTATGATGCATTAAAAGAAGATGGTATTTTCGTTGCGCAAACGGATAACCCTTGGTTCAAAGCAGAACTTATTCAAATGGTTAACCGTGATGTGAAGGAAGTATTCCCAATTGTACGTGTATACGCAGCTAACATTCCTACTTACCCAAGTGGTCTTTGGACGTTTACGATGGGAAGTAAAAAATATGATCCACTAGAAGTGGACGAGACAAAAATCCCTGAATTGGATACTAAATATTACACATCTCGTCTACACAAAGCAGCATTTGTTCTTCCGAAATTTGTTGAAGATCTTGTCAAATAA
- a CDS encoding PBP1A family penicillin-binding protein, which yields MRKNKNWLRHRLRRTSFPAISERYLSFMLKLNKWLRRTIIVLMVMMILILGSLFYMKQQDLPVSNISQSSQLVDRNGVLIDYFHTGVNRRAVSLDEISPYVIDATLSIEDKRFYSHFGFDIKGLARAVIVNVQTLSAKQGASTLTQQLARNLYLTHEKTFERKIKEALYTTQLEMKFSKDEILEMYLNQIYYGHGAYGIEAAAQYYFNKSAKDLDLAESSLLAGIPKGPTYYSPYNNMLKAKNRQNLILQAMVDNDYINEDEKLEAYEEMLTFGTQENSSSNNEASYFKDYVIQSAVHNLGIDEQLLYEGGVTIYTTLDMNMQEIAEQKVQEGLLKDSEQQAALIAIDPRNGHIKAMVGGKNYSDNQFNRTTATTRQPGSTFKPFVFLTALQQQTLTVMSTFKSEPTVFTYDEGRKTYEPQNYADKYVNDFIAMRRAIASSDNIYAVNTLMTVGADAVAETAQNLGIHSDLTAVPSLALGTSPVSPLEMAASYGVFANQGIYNKPIAILKIVNKQGKTIYEADYTPTSVITPPEAFLVTSLLEGVFQTGGTAHRVQNYIHRPIAGKSGTTAVDAWMVGYTPELSTAVWVGYDKDRYLTVAEAYRAAPIFAHFMEEALQGIPPKMFPIPEDIVTVYIDEDTGLLASEACPSDQIEYFLAGTEPQTYCQAELDVTDNEIQPKEPPKVDIDEHPSYRTWWNQLKKWWDD from the coding sequence TTGCGGAAAAATAAAAATTGGCTGCGTCATAGATTGCGTAGAACATCATTCCCAGCTATCTCAGAACGATATTTATCGTTCATGCTAAAACTTAACAAATGGTTACGTCGTACGATTATCGTCTTAATGGTGATGATGATACTTATATTAGGTAGCTTATTTTATATGAAACAACAAGACTTACCCGTATCTAATATTAGTCAATCCTCTCAACTCGTTGATCGTAATGGTGTTTTAATAGATTATTTTCATACAGGTGTCAATCGTCGCGCCGTTTCACTAGATGAGATTTCTCCTTATGTTATTGACGCAACTCTTTCAATAGAAGATAAGCGTTTTTACTCCCACTTTGGATTTGATATAAAAGGTCTTGCTCGTGCCGTTATCGTCAATGTACAAACATTATCTGCCAAGCAAGGTGCAAGTACATTAACCCAACAGCTTGCTCGAAATTTATATCTCACACATGAGAAAACTTTTGAACGCAAAATTAAAGAAGCTCTTTACACGACACAACTAGAAATGAAATTTTCAAAAGATGAAATATTAGAAATGTACTTGAATCAAATTTACTATGGTCATGGAGCTTATGGCATCGAAGCTGCCGCACAGTATTATTTCAACAAGTCTGCAAAAGATCTTGACCTTGCTGAAAGTTCATTACTAGCAGGAATACCAAAAGGGCCAACTTACTATTCTCCCTACAATAATATGTTAAAAGCAAAAAATCGCCAAAACCTTATTTTACAAGCGATGGTCGATAATGACTATATCAATGAAGATGAAAAACTGGAAGCCTATGAGGAAATGCTCACTTTTGGCACTCAAGAAAATAGCAGTAGTAATAATGAAGCTTCTTACTTCAAAGATTATGTCATCCAATCAGCGGTACATAATCTTGGTATAGATGAACAGTTACTATATGAAGGCGGCGTTACGATCTATACGACGCTTGATATGAATATGCAGGAAATTGCGGAGCAAAAAGTGCAAGAAGGATTACTGAAAGATAGTGAGCAACAAGCTGCACTCATCGCTATTGACCCACGTAATGGACATATTAAAGCGATGGTCGGCGGCAAAAATTATAGCGACAATCAGTTTAACCGCACCACAGCGACCACTAGACAACCTGGATCCACTTTCAAACCTTTTGTATTTCTGACTGCACTACAACAACAGACTTTAACGGTTATGTCGACTTTCAAGAGCGAACCAACCGTATTCACATACGATGAAGGAAGAAAAACTTATGAACCACAAAACTATGCAGATAAATATGTGAATGATTTCATTGCAATGCGTCGTGCTATCGCTAGCTCCGATAATATTTACGCTGTCAATACATTAATGACAGTTGGAGCAGATGCAGTCGCAGAAACTGCACAAAACCTTGGTATTCATTCGGATTTAACGGCTGTTCCATCACTTGCTTTGGGGACATCGCCGGTTAGTCCATTAGAAATGGCAGCATCCTATGGTGTGTTCGCTAATCAAGGAATTTACAACAAACCAATAGCTATATTGAAAATAGTTAATAAGCAAGGTAAGACAATCTATGAAGCTGACTATACACCAACATCAGTCATTACACCTCCTGAGGCTTTTCTTGTCACTTCATTATTAGAAGGTGTTTTTCAAACTGGCGGAACAGCTCACCGTGTACAAAACTATATTCACCGTCCAATTGCCGGTAAAAGCGGAACTACAGCTGTTGATGCCTGGATGGTTGGTTATACACCGGAATTAAGTACTGCTGTTTGGGTAGGCTATGATAAGGATCGCTACTTAACCGTTGCCGAAGCATATCGAGCAGCTCCTATTTTTGCTCACTTCATGGAAGAGGCATTGCAAGGCATACCACCTAAAATGTTTCCGATTCCAGAGGACATTGTAACGGTATATATAGATGAAGATACGGGATTATTAGCATCCGAAGCATGTCCATCTGATCAGATTGAATATTTCCTTGCCGGAACTGAACCACAAACCTATTGCCAAGCTGAGTTAGATGTAACCGATAACGAAATACAACCAAAAGAACCGCCTAAAGTGGATATCGATGAACACCCAAGTTATCGCACATGGTGGAATCAACTGAAGAAATGGTGGGATGATTAA
- the cyoA gene encoding ubiquinol oxidase subunit II translates to MRPVFRKLSVLLIVAMILVLSGCSDQYLVLDPKGPIASAQKDLILISSLICLIIAVPVIAMTAVIVWRYRERPNSKAKYKPYWEHSTKLEAIWWGIPIVAIAILAVITVDYTHKLEPSVAIESEQKPIEIQVTSLDWKWLFTYPDEEIATINYVKFPVDTPVVFKLTSDMAMNSFWIPSLGGQLYAMSGMAMTLNLLADEEGVYYGSGANFTGKDFAQMTFNADVTTKEEYDRWVQEVKTTEVALTDAGVDELKEPGTAEVAQFSSFPENLFYNIMTQYVEEGETGAHAHHMTSEASKPDDQAVDEDSSEHHNH, encoded by the coding sequence ATGAGACCTGTTTTTCGAAAGCTATCAGTACTGCTTATTGTTGCGATGATACTTGTCTTATCTGGCTGTAGTGATCAATATCTTGTTCTCGATCCAAAGGGACCTATTGCATCAGCTCAAAAAGATTTGATACTTATTTCCTCATTAATCTGTCTGATTATTGCTGTACCTGTAATCGCAATGACAGCTGTTATTGTGTGGCGATACAGAGAACGTCCTAACAGCAAAGCAAAATACAAACCTTATTGGGAACACAGCACTAAGTTAGAGGCTATTTGGTGGGGTATTCCGATTGTTGCCATCGCAATTCTTGCGGTAATTACAGTTGACTACACTCACAAACTAGAACCATCTGTCGCTATTGAATCAGAGCAGAAGCCAATTGAAATTCAAGTTACTTCACTTGATTGGAAATGGTTATTCACATACCCTGATGAAGAGATTGCAACTATCAACTATGTTAAATTCCCGGTTGATACTCCTGTAGTCTTCAAACTTACTTCTGATATGGCGATGAATTCCTTCTGGATTCCTAGTCTAGGGGGTCAACTTTATGCCATGAGCGGTATGGCTATGACCTTAAACTTACTTGCTGATGAAGAAGGTGTTTATTACGGTTCAGGAGCCAATTTTACTGGTAAAGACTTCGCACAAATGACATTTAATGCGGATGTTACTACTAAAGAAGAGTATGACCGTTGGGTTCAAGAAGTTAAAACAACGGAAGTTGCTTTAACTGATGCAGGAGTAGATGAGTTAAAAGAACCAGGTACTGCAGAGGTTGCACAATTCTCTAGCTTCCCTGAGAATCTATTCTACAATATTATGACTCAATACGTAGAAGAAGGCGAAACGGGTGCACACGCACATCATATGACTTCTGAAGCAAGTAAACCAGATGATCAAGCTGTCGATGAAGATAGTTCTGAACATCATAATCACTAA
- a CDS encoding cbb3-type cytochrome c oxidase subunit I: MLETIKEFASEFFVTGDPLILGAQVSIGLAMVAIVFILTFFKKWRWLWTEWLTTVDHKKIGIMYIICAILMLFRGGVDALLMRVQLAAPELEFLNAEHYNAIFTTHGVIMILFMAMPLMFGLFNIIVPLQLGARDVAFPFLNSFSFWMFFAGAMLFNVSFVIGGSPDAGWLSYPPLSEISGSPGVGQDFYIWGIQISGMGSLATGINFVVTILKMRAPGMKLMKMPMFSWSTLASSITIMFAFPILTVTLFLLFLDRYLGAHFFTVDGGGNPMMYLNLIWMWGHPEVYIVVLPAFGIFSEVVAAFSKKRIFGYKSMVFALMSISFFSFFTWAHHFFTMGSGANVNAFFAVTTMIIAIPTGVKVFNWLFTMYRGKLSFPTPMMWTVAFIPCFVIGGMTGVLLSVAPADFQFHNSYFLIAHFHQVLIGGVVFGYFAGLYYWWPKMFGFKLHEGLGKWAFWLWNIGFYVCFMPQYALGLMGMTRRFNEYNFDMGWQPLNVVSTVGGFIMGLAFLFQVWQIAHSIRFLKKDTSGDNWGQGRTLEWSIPSPAPFYNFARIPHVVDQDDWWEKKERHARGEADPAEVIAADTAPLEPIHMPKNSGIPIIMSGFWFVAGFGFVWDWKWMIILGLVGVVVTMLARSFNYDDDYYVSVEEIERIEAAALKGAK; encoded by the coding sequence ATGTTAGAAACAATTAAAGAGTTTGCTTCCGAGTTTTTCGTTACTGGTGACCCACTGATTTTGGGTGCACAAGTATCAATCGGTCTAGCAATGGTTGCCATTGTATTTATCCTAACATTCTTCAAAAAATGGCGCTGGCTCTGGACAGAATGGTTAACTACTGTCGATCACAAAAAAATCGGGATTATGTATATCATCTGTGCTATTTTAATGCTATTCCGTGGTGGTGTTGATGCGTTATTAATGCGTGTTCAACTAGCTGCACCAGAATTAGAATTTTTAAATGCGGAACACTATAATGCCATATTTACAACACATGGTGTTATTATGATTCTATTTATGGCGATGCCATTAATGTTCGGTTTATTCAATATTATCGTTCCATTACAATTGGGAGCACGAGATGTCGCCTTCCCTTTCTTGAACTCATTCAGCTTCTGGATGTTCTTTGCAGGTGCAATGTTGTTCAACGTTTCATTCGTTATCGGTGGTTCACCAGACGCTGGTTGGTTATCATATCCACCACTGTCTGAAATAAGTGGTAGTCCGGGTGTAGGTCAAGACTTCTATATATGGGGTATTCAAATTTCAGGTATGGGTTCATTAGCAACAGGTATTAACTTCGTTGTAACCATTCTGAAAATGCGTGCTCCTGGTATGAAGTTAATGAAAATGCCAATGTTCTCTTGGTCTACTCTGGCATCTTCTATAACTATTATGTTCGCATTCCCTATCTTAACAGTTACATTATTCCTATTGTTCCTCGATCGTTATCTAGGTGCGCATTTCTTCACTGTTGATGGCGGCGGTAATCCGATGATGTATCTTAACTTGATTTGGATGTGGGGTCACCCTGAAGTATATATCGTTGTATTACCAGCATTCGGTATTTTCTCAGAGGTTGTTGCTGCTTTCTCCAAAAAGAGAATTTTCGGTTACAAATCCATGGTGTTTGCTCTAATGTCTATTAGCTTCTTCTCCTTCTTCACATGGGCCCATCACTTCTTTACAATGGGTTCTGGAGCGAATGTTAATGCATTCTTCGCAGTCACTACGATGATTATAGCTATACCAACCGGAGTTAAAGTGTTCAACTGGCTCTTCACGATGTATCGAGGCAAGTTGTCATTCCCTACTCCAATGATGTGGACGGTAGCGTTTATACCATGTTTCGTAATTGGTGGTATGACAGGGGTGCTTCTATCTGTTGCACCAGCTGACTTCCAGTTCCATAATAGTTACTTCTTAATAGCCCATTTCCACCAAGTATTAATTGGTGGTGTAGTATTCGGATACTTTGCAGGTCTGTATTACTGGTGGCCAAAAATGTTCGGTTTCAAATTGCATGAAGGTCTTGGTAAATGGGCATTCTGGTTATGGAATATCGGTTTCTACGTATGTTTCATGCCGCAATACGCACTTGGTTTAATGGGTATGACTCGTCGCTTTAACGAGTATAACTTCGACATGGGTTGGCAGCCGCTTAACGTTGTCTCCACAGTTGGTGGTTTTATCATGGGTCTAGCGTTCCTATTCCAAGTATGGCAAATTGCTCATAGTATTAGATTCTTGAAAAAAGATACAAGTGGCGACAACTGGGGTCAAGGCCGTACGCTTGAATGGTCTATTCCATCTCCTGCGCCGTTTTATAACTTTGCACGTATTCCACATGTTGTTGATCAAGATGACTGGTGGGAAAAGAAAGAACGTCATGCTAGAGGCGAAGCAGATCCTGCTGAAGTAATCGCTGCGGATACAGCACCTCTTGAACCAATTCATATGCCTAAAAACTCTGGTATTCCAATCATTATGTCTGGTTTCTGGTTCGTTGCTGGGTTCGGTTTTGTATGGGATTGGAAGTGGATGATTATTCTAGGCTTAGTCGGCGTTGTTGTTACGATGTTAGCTCGTTCATTCAACTATGACGATGATTACTACGTTTCTGTTGAAGAAATTGAACGTATCGAAGCCGCTGCATTAAAGGGGGCTAAATAA
- the cyoC gene encoding cytochrome o ubiquinol oxidase subunit III, protein MAQAHSHDHDHAHGHQDPEQLKQFGFWLFMVTDVILFSTLFATFVVLRGNIAGGPSGADLIEINGIIVSTFILLTSSFTSGLALLAMNRGNKQGLILWLAVSALLGLSFIYLEVSEFVHLVHEGANIGTSAYWSAFFTLVGTHGLHVSLGIVWITSVIIQIARRGITPATKRRVNIISLYWHFLDVIWIFVFSIVYLMEVM, encoded by the coding sequence ATGGCACAAGCACATTCGCATGACCACGATCATGCCCATGGCCATCAAGATCCTGAACAATTGAAGCAATTTGGTTTCTGGTTGTTCATGGTTACCGATGTTATTCTGTTCTCTACACTATTCGCAACCTTCGTTGTCCTTCGTGGCAACATTGCTGGCGGTCCTTCGGGAGCAGATCTTATCGAAATTAATGGGATTATCGTTTCCACATTTATTTTGTTAACAAGTAGCTTTACAAGTGGTCTAGCACTACTTGCTATGAATAGAGGGAATAAGCAAGGACTTATTCTTTGGTTAGCTGTTTCAGCTTTACTTGGATTATCCTTTATCTATCTTGAAGTTTCAGAGTTCGTTCACCTAGTGCATGAAGGTGCTAATATCGGAACAAGTGCATATTGGTCTGCCTTCTTTACTTTAGTTGGTACTCACGGACTTCACGTTTCACTCGGTATTGTCTGGATCACTTCAGTCATTATTCAAATTGCTAGACGTGGTATTACTCCTGCTACTAAGCGACGTGTTAATATCATTAGCTTGTACTGGCATTTCTTGGACGTTATTTGGATCTTCGTATTCTCAATCGTCTACCTTATGGAGGTGATGTAG
- the cyoD gene encoding cytochrome o ubiquinol oxidase subunit IV: MASHQQNEHQAHSHGSMKSYVLGFILSIVLTIIPLVAVLNDMFNKTTTIVIVLVTAVLQLLVQLLFFMHIRDEDGPRYNLISLVFAVVILLTIVIGSIWIMTYNAVAV, from the coding sequence ATGGCATCTCATCAACAAAATGAGCACCAAGCTCATTCACATGGTTCAATGAAATCTTATGTTCTTGGTTTCATACTATCCATTGTGTTAACCATTATTCCTTTGGTTGCTGTATTGAATGATATGTTTAATAAGACGACAACAATCGTTATCGTACTTGTTACAGCTGTACTACAATTACTAGTTCAATTACTATTCTTCATGCATATTCGTGATGAAGATGGACCAAGATACAACCTTATCTCACTTGTCTTTGCTGTTGTAATTCTACTTACGATCGTTATAGGATCTATCTGGATTATGACTTACAATGCAGTAGCGGTATAA